A genome region from Chloroflexota bacterium includes the following:
- a CDS encoding XRE family transcriptional regulator: MVVSATTDLPVAVGRMLRQARTALGLTLSQVGESMGLATSTVSDIESQKRRVSAVELYKFAKLYHRPLTFFFDQDESSACFSVLLRAASAAAVPRETIIGFQDLCKDYRDLMQLVGAPEMPGPPDYSSASPTTLEQAEDLAVAERSSMGLDSQPIKDICDLLEKKRGVKIFHLPEESQGFSGAFACDKDLGACLLINSLHPQRRRTFTVAHEYGHCIAHRNQLAHAHIDTDTGFVTRRPHERFANAFAAAFLMPRRAMNEMLSQFVSKQTTAPTAEVVFHLATYFGTSFEATGWRLVSLRKLSLSRWQGIMTQRVTTSPIAILLGYCDREDPPDMLPRHYKYLAYEAYKAKLVSFEKLAELLRRNYYELRDELSGESKEGDA, from the coding sequence CGACGGATTTGCCTGTCGCAGTCGGCCGTATGCTGAGGCAAGCCAGAACAGCCTTGGGACTCACTCTCAGCCAGGTCGGCGAGAGTATGGGCCTCGCAACATCCACCGTCTCAGACATTGAGAGTCAGAAGCGACGTGTCTCGGCCGTAGAGTTATACAAGTTCGCCAAGTTATATCATCGTCCCCTGACCTTCTTCTTTGACCAGGACGAGTCCAGTGCCTGCTTCTCCGTTCTACTCCGAGCTGCTTCAGCAGCAGCTGTTCCCCGGGAGACAATCATCGGATTTCAAGACTTATGCAAAGACTACCGAGACCTGATGCAGCTCGTGGGAGCGCCAGAGATGCCGGGGCCGCCTGACTACTCAAGTGCTTCTCCAACAACACTGGAACAGGCCGAAGACCTGGCAGTGGCTGAGCGAAGCTCAATGGGCCTTGATAGTCAGCCCATAAAGGATATTTGCGACTTACTGGAAAAGAAGAGGGGGGTGAAGATATTTCACCTGCCGGAGGAATCACAAGGGTTCTCCGGCGCTTTTGCGTGTGACAAGGACCTTGGCGCCTGCTTGCTAATCAACTCACTTCATCCTCAGCGGAGGCGCACATTTACTGTGGCACACGAGTATGGGCACTGCATTGCCCATCGGAATCAGTTAGCCCATGCTCACATTGACACCGACACTGGATTTGTGACACGGCGTCCTCACGAACGTTTCGCCAATGCATTTGCCGCTGCTTTCCTGATGCCCAGACGCGCCATGAATGAGATGTTGAGCCAGTTTGTATCCAAACAGACAACTGCCCCAACGGCTGAGGTCGTCTTTCATCTAGCGACTTATTTCGGCACCAGCTTTGAAGCAACCGGCTGGAGGTTGGTATCTCTCAGGAAGCTCTCGCTTTCCAGATGGCAAGGCATTATGACTCAACGAGTCACCACATCACCTATCGCCATCCTGCTGGGATATTGTGACAGAGAGGATCCCCCTGACATGCTTCCTCGTCATTACAAATATCTGGCATACGAGGCTTACAAGGCGAAACTTGTCTCATTTGAGAAGCTGGCCGAACTCCTGAGGAGGAACTACTACGAACTCAGAGACGAGCTTAGTGGAGAAAGTAAGGAAGGCGATGCCTGA